The Sphingosinicella humi genome has a window encoding:
- a CDS encoding glycosyl transferase family protein, which produces MESGGLLFEGLGVVMHEAALFAACGFLFMGFSDVVVDLIWIARSAWRRLTVYRRFERARADTLEEARSPGRLAVFIPAWEESGVIGPMLRHTLATFRHGDYRLYVGCYPNDPDTIRAVREVEDPRVRLVVGPVDGPTTKADCLNRLWTAMVADEAAEGRRVKAVILHDAEDVVHEAELRIFDRLIERFELVQLPVLPLIDPNSRWIAGHYIDEFAESHAKELVVREAVGAGLPSAGVGCAFSRDMLAGIAVRSGAGPFDAASLAEDYELGLKIRLAGGRAAFVRLPESEGGPLVATREYFPGTVEGAVAQKARWMTGIALSGWDRLGWSGGVEERWMRLRDRRSVLAALCLVAAYVALLLWALLSLRHIFFGIPPRPNPPLLEALLTLSFVLLAWRLALRFAFVTQAYGWREGLRSVPRVVVGNAIAMLAARRAVIGYVRARKRGRPRWDKTAHAFPMLLRR; this is translated from the coding sequence ATGGAAAGCGGGGGGCTGCTTTTCGAGGGATTGGGCGTCGTCATGCACGAGGCCGCACTTTTCGCCGCCTGCGGTTTCCTTTTCATGGGCTTTAGCGATGTCGTCGTCGATCTGATCTGGATCGCGAGGAGCGCGTGGCGCCGGCTGACCGTCTACAGGCGTTTCGAACGGGCGCGGGCCGATACGCTGGAGGAAGCCCGCTCGCCGGGGCGACTGGCCGTGTTCATCCCCGCCTGGGAGGAGTCCGGGGTCATCGGGCCGATGCTCCGCCACACATTGGCGACGTTCCGCCATGGCGACTATCGTCTCTATGTCGGCTGCTATCCCAACGATCCCGACACCATCAGAGCCGTACGCGAGGTCGAGGATCCGCGTGTCCGCCTCGTCGTCGGCCCGGTGGACGGGCCCACGACAAAGGCCGATTGTCTCAATCGCCTATGGACCGCGATGGTGGCGGACGAGGCCGCGGAGGGGCGGCGCGTGAAGGCGGTGATCCTCCACGACGCCGAAGATGTGGTTCACGAAGCCGAGCTCCGGATCTTCGACCGGCTGATCGAACGGTTCGAACTCGTCCAGCTGCCGGTGCTGCCGCTGATCGACCCGAATTCGCGCTGGATCGCGGGCCACTATATCGATGAGTTCGCCGAATCCCACGCCAAGGAGCTGGTCGTGCGCGAGGCCGTGGGTGCCGGCCTGCCGTCGGCCGGAGTCGGCTGCGCCTTCTCGCGCGACATGCTGGCGGGGATCGCCGTGCGGTCCGGCGCCGGCCCCTTCGATGCCGCGAGCCTCGCCGAGGATTATGAGCTCGGCCTCAAGATCCGGCTCGCGGGCGGACGGGCGGCCTTCGTGCGGCTGCCCGAGTCCGAGGGAGGGCCGCTCGTCGCGACGCGGGAATATTTCCCGGGCACAGTCGAGGGCGCGGTCGCGCAGAAGGCGCGCTGGATGACGGGCATCGCTCTTTCCGGCTGGGATCGGCTGGGCTGGAGCGGAGGCGTGGAGGAGCGGTGGATGAGGCTGCGCGACCGGCGATCGGTGCTGGCCGCGCTCTGTCTCGTCGCGGCCTATGTAGCCCTCCTGCTCTGGGCGCTGCTCAGCCTGCGCCACATCTTTTTCGGCATCCCGCCCCGTCCGAACCCGCCGTTGCTTGAAGCCTTGCTGACCTTAAGCTTCGTCCTGCTGGCCTGGCGGCTCGCCTTGCGCTTTGCCTTCGTCACTCAGGCCTATGGCTGGCGCGAAGGGCTGCGGTCGGTGCCACGAGTGGTGGTCGGTAACGCCATCGCCATGCTGGCAGCCCGGCGCGCCGTGATCGGTTATGTCAGGGCGAGAAAGCGCGGGAGGCCGAGGTGGGACAAGACCGCTCACGCCTTTCCGATGCTCCTCCGGCGCTGA
- a CDS encoding sulfite exporter TauE/SafE family protein, translating to MDIYLPVAGLSVNALMIIGLGGLVGLLTGMLGVGGGFLTTPILIFYGIPPAVAVASSATQITGTSVSGMLAHRRRRGVDYLMGGVLVAGGFLGTLAGGGLFRLLQDSGQIDTAIALLYVLLLGSVGVLMAKESATALGIIQPGEKAKKPTRRHNPIIAALPMRWRFYQSGLYISPLAPLALGFFSGVLTVLLGVGGGFVVVPAMIYLLGMSTSVVIGTSLLQILFVTAATTLIHATTTKSVDIVLAVLLLVGSVVGAQFGAQFAQKVKPELLRLALAIMVLGVAFRMALGLGWRPAEIYTVQLL from the coding sequence ATGGATATTTACCTCCCCGTCGCAGGCCTCTCCGTCAACGCGCTGATGATCATCGGCTTGGGCGGCCTCGTCGGACTGCTGACCGGCATGCTCGGCGTCGGTGGAGGCTTCCTCACCACGCCGATCCTCATCTTCTACGGCATTCCGCCCGCGGTCGCCGTCGCCTCATCGGCCACCCAGATCACCGGCACCAGCGTCTCGGGCATGCTCGCGCACCGCCGGCGCAGGGGCGTCGATTATCTGATGGGGGGCGTGCTCGTCGCCGGCGGATTCCTGGGCACGCTGGCGGGAGGCGGTCTCTTCCGCCTGCTCCAGGACAGCGGCCAGATCGATACCGCGATCGCGCTTCTCTATGTGCTCCTTCTAGGGAGCGTGGGCGTGCTGATGGCGAAGGAGTCGGCGACCGCGCTCGGCATCATACAGCCGGGCGAGAAGGCGAAGAAGCCGACGCGGCGGCACAATCCGATCATCGCCGCCTTGCCGATGCGCTGGCGCTTCTACCAGTCGGGCCTCTACATCTCGCCGCTGGCGCCGCTCGCGCTCGGCTTTTTTTCGGGCGTGCTGACGGTGCTGCTCGGGGTCGGCGGCGGCTTCGTCGTCGTTCCCGCCATGATCTATCTGCTCGGCATGTCGACCTCGGTCGTCATCGGTACGTCGTTGCTTCAGATTTTGTTCGTGACCGCCGCGACGACGCTCATCCACGCGACCACCACCAAATCCGTGGATATCGTTCTGGCCGTGCTGCTGCTCGTCGGGAGCGTCGTCGGCGCGCAGTTCGGGGCTCAGTTCGCGCAAAAGGTGAAACCGGAGCTGCTTCGCCTGGCGCTGGCGATCATGGTGCTCGGCGTCGCTTTCCGCATGGCCCTGGGGCTCGGATGGCGGCCGGCGGAGATCTACACGGTGCAGCTCCTTTGA
- a CDS encoding alpha/beta fold hydrolase, whose protein sequence is MFKGPFLQALTAFAGLLVAAPAAAETQGFQSDRITVTTEGSGPDVILIPGMTSSPSAWRSVSGMPGYRFHYVQVKGFAGTVPEANASGNVSAPVAEEIARYIEAAELERPALVGHSMGGTMALMIAARHPGAVSKVMVVDQLPFMGIVYGPPGTTPESVRPTADKQRASMIEATPEEFQKRLVAMTTAMVRDKEQRTLVLADAEASDRETVANAFHELIVTDLRPELPSIKVPATVLYVTPQGVPLTDAQMDAVYQASYAPLEGVKLVRVPDSAHFIMSDNPERFQAELKAFLAE, encoded by the coding sequence ATGTTCAAAGGGCCATTCCTTCAGGCGCTGACGGCGTTCGCCGGCTTGCTCGTCGCGGCGCCTGCCGCCGCCGAGACGCAAGGCTTCCAGTCCGACCGCATCACCGTCACCACCGAGGGTTCGGGGCCCGACGTCATCCTCATTCCAGGTATGACCTCCTCGCCCAGCGCGTGGCGGAGCGTGTCGGGCATGCCGGGCTATCGCTTCCACTATGTGCAGGTGAAGGGCTTTGCCGGCACCGTGCCGGAAGCCAACGCCAGCGGCAATGTCTCCGCGCCCGTCGCCGAGGAGATCGCGCGCTACATAGAGGCGGCCGAGCTGGAGCGCCCCGCCCTTGTCGGCCACTCGATGGGCGGCACCATGGCGCTGATGATCGCGGCGCGCCATCCCGGGGCCGTGTCGAAGGTAATGGTGGTCGACCAGCTTCCCTTCATGGGCATCGTCTACGGCCCTCCCGGAACAACGCCGGAAAGCGTCAGGCCCACCGCCGACAAGCAGCGCGCCAGCATGATCGAGGCTACGCCCGAGGAATTCCAGAAGCGGTTGGTGGCGATGACCACGGCGATGGTGCGCGACAAAGAGCAACGCACGCTCGTCCTCGCCGACGCCGAGGCGAGCGACCGCGAGACCGTCGCCAACGCCTTTCACGAGCTGATCGTCACCGACCTTCGGCCGGAGCTTCCGTCGATCAAGGTCCCCGCGACGGTGCTTTACGTGACGCCGCAAGGCGTGCCGCTGACCGATGCGCAGATGGACGCCGTCTACCAGGCCTCCTACGCTCCCCTTGAAGGCGTGAAGCTCGTCCGCGTGCCCGACAGCGCCCACTTCATCATGTCCGACAATCCGGAGCGCTTTCAGGCGGAGTTGAAGGCGTTCCTCGCCGAATGA
- a CDS encoding lipopolysaccharide biosynthesis protein: MSEPAPGNEDIAALAKGGRTNFFGFLLRLAARIPFLIVAGRYYGPEALGRFAYAVLIVEFAAQLATLGLKRGLAQQLSSTDKPHVHVVWDAMLVAFLASAVATILLALFPQAMFPNSQVRGVEWLLPLIVFAIAGTDVALAALAYLHNVRATVTARAIVEPWTISIAAILLYFTLSKRDGLIIAYVISMLAALAAALWPLFKTYGRPSGWRPEPGALWTLARRNTPLAAADAIEWGSRRIDIAILGLFFSPAIVGIYYVAQQVASLPQKLKTSFDPILGPVITHKLGEGDKEAVAKQVRQVGFWIIAAQAGVALALGIPGEAVMGIVGEEFISGTAILGFLLAAEVVAATAAVSEAALVYVARHRNLMISTFMIGAQAALSIALIMAMQELGWPTIFQAAGPAIALSLALGLASVLKARLLGRLLGAPVSGWRWPLIWAAAGATVVGSFFTLLPQSLEWAELIFGIPAILGVFGIILWTRGFTHEDRVLFRMKGGEEPSLPITRPIPPDR; encoded by the coding sequence TTGAGTGAGCCCGCTCCGGGCAATGAGGATATCGCGGCGCTCGCGAAGGGCGGCCGCACCAATTTTTTCGGCTTCCTGCTTCGCCTCGCCGCCCGCATTCCCTTCCTGATCGTCGCCGGGCGCTATTATGGGCCGGAGGCGCTGGGCCGCTTTGCCTATGCCGTGCTGATCGTCGAGTTCGCGGCGCAGCTTGCGACGCTCGGGCTGAAGCGCGGTCTCGCCCAGCAGCTGTCCTCGACCGACAAGCCGCACGTCCATGTCGTCTGGGACGCGATGCTGGTCGCCTTCCTCGCCTCCGCCGTGGCGACGATCCTCCTCGCCCTGTTCCCGCAGGCGATGTTCCCGAACAGCCAGGTGCGCGGCGTCGAATGGCTGCTGCCGCTGATCGTCTTCGCCATCGCCGGGACCGACGTGGCGCTGGCGGCGCTCGCCTATCTCCACAATGTGCGGGCGACCGTGACGGCGCGGGCGATCGTGGAGCCGTGGACGATCAGCATCGCCGCGATCCTCCTCTATTTCACCCTGTCGAAGCGCGACGGCCTCATCATCGCCTATGTGATCTCGATGCTGGCGGCGCTGGCGGCGGCCTTGTGGCCACTGTTCAAGACTTATGGCCGGCCATCGGGCTGGCGGCCGGAACCCGGCGCGCTCTGGACGCTTGCCCGGCGCAACACGCCCCTCGCCGCCGCCGATGCCATCGAATGGGGCTCGCGCCGCATCGACATCGCCATTCTCGGCCTCTTCTTCTCGCCCGCCATCGTCGGCATCTATTATGTCGCCCAGCAGGTCGCCTCGCTGCCGCAGAAGCTCAAGACCAGCTTCGATCCGATCCTCGGCCCGGTCATCACCCACAAGCTGGGCGAAGGCGACAAGGAAGCGGTAGCAAAGCAGGTGCGGCAGGTCGGCTTCTGGATCATCGCCGCCCAGGCGGGCGTGGCGCTGGCACTCGGCATTCCGGGCGAAGCGGTGATGGGCATTGTCGGCGAGGAGTTCATCAGCGGCACGGCCATCCTCGGCTTCCTGCTCGCCGCCGAGGTCGTGGCCGCCACCGCCGCCGTTTCGGAAGCCGCGCTGGTCTATGTCGCCCGGCACCGCAATCTCATGATCTCGACCTTCATGATCGGGGCGCAGGCCGCGCTGTCGATCGCCCTCATCATGGCGATGCAGGAGCTCGGTTGGCCGACCATCTTCCAGGCGGCCGGTCCGGCCATTGCCTTGTCGCTGGCGCTGGGGCTGGCTTCGGTGCTGAAGGCGCGGCTGCTCGGGCGGTTGCTCGGCGCACCCGTGTCGGGGTGGCGCTGGCCGCTCATATGGGCGGCGGCCGGCGCGACGGTCGTCGGCTCCTTCTTCACCCTCCTGCCCCAAAGCCTCGAATGGGCTGAATTGATCTTCGGCATTCCGGCCATTCTCGGCGTCTTCGGCATCATACTGTGGACGCGCGGTTTCACTCATGAGGACCGGGTGCTGTTTCGGATGAAGGGCGGCGAGGAGCCTAGTCTGCCGATCACAAGGCCGATACCTCCGGACCGTTAA
- a CDS encoding alpha/beta fold hydrolase gives MKRRDFLISAAAASAVTLMPPAFAAPGRFTSDRISVVVQGSGPDVILIPGLTASRDMWKGTVAAVPGYRYHLVQVAGFAGEPAGGNARGPVVQPVAAEIARYIDVAGLRAPSLIGHSMGGTLAMMIAARHPSKVGRLMVVDMLPAPAGLLGASAEGIRPLADALAGVLTSSPGGRRLLESLIGGFGASDGAGQSDSDVVATAMHELALIDLSAELPRITAPMTVVYATPPAGGGIDPAQVTRDYRQGYRPAPNANLVAIANSGHMIMYDQPQRFRAEVKAFLSGR, from the coding sequence ATGAAACGGAGGGACTTTCTCATATCCGCCGCGGCCGCGAGCGCGGTGACGCTGATGCCGCCGGCCTTCGCTGCGCCTGGCCGCTTCACGTCCGACCGCATCTCGGTGGTCGTGCAGGGAAGCGGACCGGACGTGATCCTGATCCCCGGCCTTACCGCCTCGCGCGACATGTGGAAGGGCACGGTCGCGGCGGTGCCGGGCTATCGCTATCACCTCGTCCAGGTGGCGGGCTTCGCCGGCGAGCCCGCGGGCGGCAATGCGCGCGGCCCGGTGGTGCAGCCGGTCGCGGCCGAGATCGCCCGCTATATCGACGTGGCGGGCCTCCGCGCGCCCTCTCTCATCGGCCATTCGATGGGCGGAACCCTGGCGATGATGATCGCCGCCCGCCATCCTTCCAAGGTCGGCCGGCTGATGGTCGTGGACATGCTTCCTGCTCCCGCCGGGCTGCTCGGCGCGTCCGCCGAGGGCATTCGCCCGCTGGCCGATGCGCTGGCCGGCGTGCTGACCTCGTCGCCCGGCGGCCGGCGCCTGCTGGAATCGCTGATCGGCGGGTTCGGCGCCAGCGACGGCGCGGGCCAAAGCGACAGCGATGTGGTCGCGACGGCCATGCACGAGCTGGCGCTGATCGATCTCAGTGCCGAGCTGCCGAGGATCACCGCGCCGATGACGGTGGTCTACGCAACCCCGCCGGCGGGAGGCGGGATCGATCCGGCTCAAGTGACCCGGGACTATCGGCAGGGCTATCGGCCCGCGCCGAACGCCAATCTGGTCGCGATTGCGAACAGCGGGCACATGATCATGTATGACCAGCCGCAGCGTTTCCGAGCCGAGGTGAAGGCCTTCCTCTCCGGCCGCTAA
- the polA gene encoding DNA polymerase I encodes MSSPHLYLVDGSSYIFRAFHRLPPLTNRHGLNVGAVYGYTTMLWKLADSLNKADGPTHLAVILDKSESTHRNEMYDQYKAHRPPPPPELVPQFPLIRDATRAFSIPCIEEEGLEADDIIACYVTAAKAAGWKVTIVSSDKDLMQLVEDGSVDMLDTMNDRRIGRDYVIEKFGVPPEQLGEVLALMGDSVDNVPGVPGVGPKTASQLIQQYGSVENVIANVEEITKPKLKSNLIEYAEMARLSRELVRLICDAPLPEPLEDLSIKGIPDGPLREFLEYHGFKSLLARLNSAAGGAAAPQAAAAPATVPVQAEVRPEPPIDRSAYETVTEEAALDRWIAEAFDKGHVAFDTETDGRDCVTAELVGVSLATECGRACYIPLEHGGHDLLSDRPPQLDSALVLAKLKPLLEDPAVLKIGHNLKFDWVVFNRRGIRIAPYDDTLVMSFNLDAGGLNSHALDDLAKKHLDHQCLTYKELCGTGKKQITFNQVPLDRATEYAGEDADVALRLWTRFKTRLPAERATRVYQLVDRPMVAVIGRMERDGVKVDREVLKGLSAEFNAQIADLEEKICGEAGCKFTIGSPQQLGDILFNKMGLEGGRKGKSGTWSTDVTELERLARGGVPIAQLVLDWRQLTKLKSTYTDALQEQINPTTGRVHTSYSLSGAQTGRLASTDPNLMNIPIRTEIGRRIRDAFIAEPGHVVVSADYSQIELRLAAHICDVPQLRQAFAQGADIHNMTAQELFGEVNRDTRASAKTINFAILYGISRWGLAGRLGVTADEAQAIIDRYFDRFPGIRAYIGETLTKARETGFTTTLFGRKTHFPRIKAKIQHERQGAERAAINAPIQGTAADIIKRAMVRMGPALAAEGLGSTRMLLQVHDELLFEVPEADVERASEVIRRVMEGAAEPAVKLAVPLGVEIGTGPNWGAAH; translated from the coding sequence ATGTCCTCCCCCCATCTCTATCTGGTCGACGGCTCCAGCTATATTTTCAGGGCCTTTCACCGGCTGCCGCCGCTCACCAACCGGCACGGCCTCAATGTCGGCGCCGTCTACGGCTACACGACCATGCTCTGGAAGCTGGCCGACAGCCTCAACAAGGCGGACGGCCCGACCCATCTGGCGGTGATCCTCGACAAGTCCGAGAGCACGCACCGCAACGAGATGTACGACCAGTATAAGGCGCACCGGCCGCCGCCGCCGCCCGAGCTGGTGCCGCAATTCCCGCTGATCCGCGATGCCACCCGCGCCTTCTCCATCCCCTGCATCGAAGAGGAAGGGCTGGAGGCGGACGACATCATCGCCTGCTACGTCACGGCGGCCAAGGCGGCGGGGTGGAAGGTCACCATCGTCAGCTCCGACAAGGACCTGATGCAGCTGGTCGAGGACGGCAGCGTCGACATGCTCGACACGATGAACGATCGCCGCATCGGCCGCGATTATGTGATCGAGAAGTTCGGCGTGCCGCCCGAGCAGCTGGGCGAGGTGCTGGCGCTGATGGGCGACAGCGTCGACAATGTGCCAGGCGTGCCGGGCGTTGGCCCGAAGACCGCCTCGCAGCTGATCCAGCAATATGGCTCGGTCGAAAATGTCATCGCCAATGTCGAGGAGATCACCAAGCCCAAGCTCAAGTCCAATCTGATCGAGTATGCCGAGATGGCGAGGCTCAGCCGAGAGCTGGTGCGGCTGATCTGCGACGCTCCGCTCCCGGAGCCGCTGGAAGACTTATCGATCAAGGGCATCCCGGACGGACCGTTGCGCGAGTTCCTGGAATATCACGGCTTCAAGTCGCTGCTCGCGCGCCTGAACAGCGCCGCCGGCGGGGCGGCCGCTCCGCAGGCCGCGGCGGCGCCTGCGACGGTGCCGGTGCAGGCGGAGGTGAGGCCGGAACCCCCCATCGACCGCTCGGCCTATGAGACCGTCACCGAAGAAGCGGCGCTCGACCGCTGGATCGCCGAGGCCTTCGACAAGGGTCACGTCGCCTTCGATACGGAGACGGACGGTCGGGACTGCGTCACCGCCGAGCTCGTCGGCGTCAGCCTCGCCACCGAATGCGGCCGGGCCTGCTATATTCCGCTCGAGCATGGCGGGCACGACCTGCTTTCCGACCGCCCGCCGCAACTCGACTCCGCTTTGGTCCTGGCGAAGCTGAAGCCGCTGCTCGAGGACCCGGCGGTGCTCAAGATCGGCCATAATCTCAAATTCGACTGGGTCGTGTTCAACCGCCGCGGCATCCGTATTGCACCTTATGACGATACGCTGGTGATGAGCTTCAACTTGGACGCGGGCGGGCTCAACAGCCATGCGCTGGACGATCTCGCCAAGAAGCATCTCGACCACCAGTGCCTCACCTACAAGGAGCTGTGCGGCACCGGAAAGAAGCAGATCACCTTCAACCAGGTCCCGCTCGACCGCGCCACCGAATATGCCGGCGAGGATGCCGACGTTGCCCTGCGGCTCTGGACGCGCTTCAAGACCCGGCTGCCGGCCGAGCGCGCCACCCGCGTCTATCAGTTGGTCGACCGGCCGATGGTGGCGGTGATCGGCCGTATGGAGCGCGACGGCGTCAAGGTGGACCGCGAGGTGCTGAAAGGCCTCTCGGCCGAGTTCAACGCGCAGATCGCCGATCTCGAGGAGAAGATCTGCGGCGAGGCCGGGTGCAAGTTCACCATCGGCTCGCCCCAGCAACTGGGCGATATCCTGTTCAACAAGATGGGCCTGGAGGGCGGCCGCAAGGGCAAGTCCGGGACCTGGTCCACGGACGTGACGGAGCTGGAGCGGCTGGCCCGCGGCGGCGTGCCGATCGCCCAGTTGGTGCTCGACTGGCGGCAGCTCACCAAGCTCAAATCCACCTATACCGACGCGCTGCAGGAGCAGATCAACCCGACGACCGGCCGGGTCCACACCAGCTACAGTCTTTCAGGCGCGCAGACGGGGCGCTTGGCGTCGACCGACCCCAATCTGATGAACATCCCGATCCGCACCGAGATCGGCCGCCGCATCCGCGACGCGTTCATCGCGGAGCCCGGCCATGTCGTCGTCTCGGCCGACTACAGCCAGATCGAGCTGAGGCTCGCCGCCCATATCTGCGACGTGCCGCAGCTCCGCCAAGCCTTCGCCCAAGGGGCCGACATCCACAATATGACGGCGCAGGAGCTGTTCGGCGAAGTGAATCGCGACACCCGCGCCTCGGCCAAGACGATCAACTTCGCGATCCTCTACGGCATCTCGCGCTGGGGCCTGGCCGGCCGGCTCGGCGTCACTGCCGACGAAGCCCAGGCGATCATCGACCGCTATTTCGACCGTTTCCCGGGCATTCGCGCCTATATCGGCGAGACGCTCACCAAGGCGCGCGAGACCGGCTTCACCACCACCCTGTTCGGCCGCAAGACGCACTTCCCGCGCATCAAGGCCAAGATCCAGCACGAGCGGCAGGGCGCCGAGCGGGCCGCGATCAACGCGCCGATCCAGGGCACCGCCGCCGATATCATCAAGCGGGCCATGGTGAGGATGGGCCCGGCGCTGGCGGCGGAAGGGCTGGGTTCGACCCGCATGCTGCTGCAGGTCCATGACGAGCTGCTCTTCGAAGTGCCCGAGGCGGACGTCGAGCGGGCGAGCGAGGTCATCCGGCGCGTCATGGAGGGGGCGGCCGAACCGGCGGTGAAGCTCGCAGTGCCGCTCGGCGTCGAGATCGGCACCGGCCCCAATTGGGGCGCCGCGCATTGA
- a CDS encoding ABC transporter ATP-binding protein, with translation MAETFSAISIRDLQKTYAGGKRALDGVSLDVPRGQIFGLLGPNGAGKSTLINILAGLVNKSGGTASIWGFDIDQHPRNAKVSIGIVPQEILFDPFFTPVETLELQAGLYGVPKAKRRSMELLRAVHLEDKAHAYSRTLSGGMKRRLLVAKAMVHSPPILVLDEPTAGVDIELRQQLWNYVRSLHAQGVTIVLTTHYLEEAEELCDRIAIINHGQVIANEPTRTLVGMAQEKAVEVTVDRDLTAVPDAACFDKIEIIADRTLAITYRKDRVNAGEVLAALQRDGLGIVDVSTREADLEDVFLNLTRAANAHG, from the coding sequence ATGGCCGAGACCTTTTCAGCGATCAGCATCCGAGACCTCCAGAAGACCTATGCCGGCGGCAAGCGCGCGCTGGACGGGGTCAGCCTCGACGTGCCGCGCGGGCAGATTTTCGGGCTGCTCGGGCCCAACGGCGCGGGCAAGTCGACCTTGATCAACATTCTCGCCGGCCTCGTGAACAAGAGCGGGGGCACGGCTTCCATCTGGGGCTTCGACATCGATCAGCATCCCAGGAACGCCAAGGTCTCGATCGGCATCGTGCCGCAGGAAATCCTGTTCGATCCCTTCTTCACCCCGGTCGAGACGTTGGAGCTTCAGGCCGGACTTTATGGCGTCCCCAAGGCGAAGCGCCGCAGCATGGAGCTGCTTCGCGCGGTGCACCTGGAGGACAAGGCGCATGCCTATTCGCGCACCCTGTCGGGAGGCATGAAGCGGCGGCTGCTGGTGGCGAAGGCGATGGTCCACTCGCCGCCGATCCTCGTGCTCGACGAGCCCACGGCTGGTGTCGACATCGAGCTTCGCCAGCAGCTCTGGAACTATGTGCGGAGCCTCCATGCGCAGGGCGTCACCATCGTCCTCACCACCCATTATCTCGAAGAGGCCGAGGAGCTGTGTGATCGTATCGCGATCATCAACCACGGCCAGGTCATCGCCAACGAGCCGACCCGGACGCTCGTCGGCATGGCGCAGGAGAAGGCGGTCGAAGTGACGGTGGACCGCGATCTCACCGCCGTTCCCGACGCCGCCTGCTTCGACAAGATCGAGATCATCGCCGACAGGACCCTCGCCATCACCTACCGAAAGGATAGGGTGAACGCCGGCGAGGTGCTGGCTGCTCTTCAGCGCGACGGCCTCGGCATCGTCGACGTCTCCACCCGCGAGGCGGACCTGGAGGACGTGTTCCTGAACCTCACCCGCGCCGCCAACGCGCATGGCTAA
- the nadB gene encoding L-aspartate oxidase, which translates to MANHRHDVIVIGSGAAGLSAALNLASHLKVAVLAKGALSEGSTARAQGGIAAVLEPGDTFESHIEDTMIAGAGLNNRRTVEFVVENAPAAIEQLAALGVPFNPGESERWHLTREGGHSHRRIVHVADATGWAVQEALEKAAAEHPNITLVPDMAAIDLVTGRHGENGAREDCVWGVYAVNRRSGRVELFTGRATVLATGGASRAWLYSTNPRGSTGDGIAMAWRAGCRVSNMEFNQFHPTCLYHHDVKNFLVTEAMRGEGGHLKIPGTGHRFMPEFDPREELAPRDVVARAIDHELKRLGLDYVHLDISHRDPEFVLTHFPTIAERLARPDIGIDITREPIPVVPAAHYTCGGVVVDLDGRTDLQGLYAAGEVTQSGLHGANRMASNSLLECLVFGLAAARHINANWDDLPLPPAIRPWDESRVTDSDEEVVVHHNWREIRRFMWDYVGIVRTTKRLERALHRVDLLRRETEDYYGNFRVTPDLIELRNLVEVSGLIVRSALARKESRGLHYTLDYPDMLPDAVDTILTPEG; encoded by the coding sequence ATGGCTAATCACCGCCATGACGTCATCGTCATCGGCTCCGGGGCCGCCGGCCTCAGCGCAGCGCTGAACCTCGCGTCGCATCTGAAGGTCGCGGTCCTGGCCAAGGGCGCCCTGTCGGAAGGCTCCACCGCCCGCGCCCAAGGGGGCATCGCCGCGGTGCTGGAGCCCGGCGACACGTTCGAAAGCCATATCGAGGACACGATGATCGCGGGCGCGGGGCTCAACAACCGCCGCACCGTCGAGTTCGTCGTCGAGAACGCGCCGGCGGCGATCGAGCAGCTGGCCGCGCTCGGCGTCCCCTTCAATCCCGGCGAATCGGAGCGCTGGCACCTGACGCGGGAGGGCGGGCACAGCCATCGCCGCATCGTCCACGTCGCCGACGCCACCGGCTGGGCGGTCCAGGAGGCGCTGGAGAAGGCGGCCGCCGAGCATCCCAACATCACCCTGGTGCCGGACATGGCCGCGATCGACCTGGTCACCGGCCGCCACGGCGAGAATGGTGCGCGCGAGGACTGCGTCTGGGGTGTCTATGCCGTCAACCGGCGGAGCGGCCGGGTGGAGCTTTTCACCGGCCGCGCCACCGTCCTTGCCACCGGCGGCGCGAGCCGAGCCTGGCTCTATTCGACCAATCCGCGAGGCTCGACCGGCGACGGCATCGCCATGGCTTGGCGGGCCGGCTGCCGGGTGTCGAACATGGAATTCAACCAGTTCCACCCGACCTGCCTCTACCATCATGACGTCAAGAATTTCCTCGTCACCGAGGCGATGCGGGGCGAAGGCGGGCACCTGAAGATCCCCGGCACGGGCCACCGCTTCATGCCGGAGTTCGATCCGCGCGAGGAGCTGGCGCCGCGCGACGTCGTCGCCCGCGCCATCGATCATGAGCTGAAGCGGCTCGGCCTCGACTATGTCCATCTCGACATCAGCCACCGCGATCCCGAGTTCGTGCTGACGCACTTTCCGACCATCGCCGAACGATTGGCGCGGCCCGACATCGGCATCGACATCACCAGGGAGCCGATCCCGGTCGTGCCGGCGGCCCATTACACCTGTGGCGGCGTGGTCGTGGACCTCGACGGCCGCACCGACCTTCAGGGACTCTATGCCGCGGGCGAAGTCACTCAGTCGGGCCTCCATGGCGCCAACCGAATGGCGTCCAACTCGCTCCTCGAATGCCTGGTCTTCGGCCTCGCCGCCGCCCGCCACATCAACGCCAACTGGGACGACCTTCCGCTCCCGCCAGCCATTCGGCCCTGGGACGAGAGCCGAGTCACCGATTCCGACGAGGAGGTCGTGGTCCACCATAATTGGCGCGAGATCCGTCGCTTCATGTGGGACTATGTCGGCATCGTGCGCACCACCAAGCGCCTGGAGCGTGCTCTCCACCGCGTCGACCTGCTCCGCCGGGAGACGGAGGATTATTACGGCAACTTCCGAGTCACGCCCGACCTTATTGAGCTGCGCAACCTGGTCGAGGTCTCGGGCCTGATCGTCCGCTCGGCCCTCGCGCGCAAGGAGAGCCGAGGCCTCCATTACACGCTGGATTATCCGGATATGCTGCCCGACGCGGTGGACACGATCCTCACGCCCGAGGGCTGA